A genomic region of Raphanus sativus cultivar WK10039 chromosome 6, ASM80110v3, whole genome shotgun sequence contains the following coding sequences:
- the LOC130496632 gene encoding putative protease Do-like 3, mitochondrial, translating to MAIWWRGLRSAAGRLRALYRIPAGEMLKDDVPGLKKGIKMTSRRLLSTKPDWYHLSDTDGISRSFSSVVQIYSIFRRANVEYPWSGSTSTHGVGSGFIIQGRKIITNAHVVNQATSIQMNQDTQALALQSQNTSFPIDSATS from the exons ATGGCGATATGGTGGCGTGGTCTGAGATCCGCGGCGGGAAGACTACGGGCTCTATATCGGATTCCCGCTGGGGAGATGTTGAAGGATGATGTTCCTGGTCTCAAGAAAG GAATTAAGATGACTAGTAGAAGACTTCTCTCCACAAAACCAGATTGGTACCATCTTTCTGATACAGATGGAATTTCAcgttctttttcttctgtggTTCAAATCTACTCAATTTTTCGGAGGGCAAATGTGGAGTACCCGTGGTCTGGTTCCACTAGCACCCATGGAGTTGGTTCAG GTTTTATTATCCAGGGGAGAAAAATCATCACAAATGCTCACGTTGTGAACCAAGCTACTTCAATCCAAATGAACCAAGATACTCAGGCGTTAGCTTTACAATCCCAGAACACGTCTTTCCCGATTGACTCTGCAACCAGCTAA
- the LOC130496989 gene encoding uncharacterized protein LOC130496989, whose translation MKRLTKEEKHEYRFIFSEALGLPTPPKTPRGADERFLVKLMKFEESKFHDVLREVAWAKTTEVDKTVLYQFYMSESYEILFEVPSIVKEYVSKEVAQDLVAKLNAAGGVAVIEEVDEEKE comes from the coding sequence ATGAAACGCCTAACCAAAGAAGAAAAGCACGAATATAGGTTTATATTTAGTGAAGCGTTGGGGCTTCCAACCCCTCCCAAAACTCCAAGGGGAGCAGATGAGAGGTTTCTTGTGAAGTTGATGAAGTTTGAAGAGTCTAAGTTTCATGATGTGCTTAGAGAAGTTGCATGGGCCAAAACTACAGAAGTTGATAAGACAGTATTGTACCAGTTTTACATGAGCGAGAGTTATGAGATTCTTTTTGAAGTCCCTTCCATTGTTAAAGAAtatgtctcaaaggaagtagcTCAAGACCTTGTTGCCAAGCTCAATGCTGCTGGTGGAGTCGCTGTTATCGAggaggttgatgaagagaaggaaTGA
- the LOC108805947 gene encoding uncharacterized protein LOC108805947 codes for MLLSDMDRKTLAITPPLLLLSSFFFHLRGAAFGSSKAFHCLMLLSCLLLSSVNTLHNLADYDSLGSNIAERFQSFNGGGNVAVQNVCPSSNLLFSLLPGLGSEYQFDPLVTFFSPSSCPGKSWSSSALKSNNNLSGVVWLSLKPVHIIEFQPFTGFSRIGGGTTPLSKELFAKKKNTRELSISVSGKQCEGLSSEQVDSIKFLFFYQTGLTCASGVAVFAVPMKSTAPVLMLSLCKKPVSWWLRAKKLSIALLIAVALLVLIFCFNDHFTEERNNIAVGKGEKPSTVTISLEMDTLLRSISKETLQVSNEVVSENSVKPVSSSCGGGGETSELTVKTAKDKKRRRNKKKKKGAVSELTTTDVSSSQSGNSTPRSPMSPEPPAAVVVTQAATKPTTTTPKPVLSHSATFPVSGTKSVMISSLAPNARAPGPKSRSEVKEEEEYRNYDIWGDHLTGLRLMDRFKEVREGRSSSCFGEEDEFVSLFVKGPHHNLLPGSHANKPMGLLIKK; via the exons ATGCTTCTCTCAGACATGGACCGAAAAACCCTAGCGATTACGCCTCCACTCCTACTCCtttcctccttcttcttccatCTTCG AGGAGCAGCATTTGGTTCATCAAAGGCCTTTCATTGTCTTATGCTTCTCTCATGTCTCTTGCTCTCCTCAGTCAACACGCTCCATAACTTGGCTGACTATGACTCTCTTGGCTCCAACATTGCCGAAAGGTTTCAGAGCTTTAATGGTGGTGGGAATGTAGCTGTTCAGAATGTTTGTCCCAGTTCAAACCTCCTCTTCTCTTTGCTTCCAGGTTTGGGATCAGAGTATCAGTTTGATCCTCTTGTCACCTTCTTTAGTCCTTCTTCTTGTCCTGGCAAATCATGGAGTAGCTCTGCTCTGAAGAGTAACAACAATCTATCTGGTGTTGTGTGGCTGTCTCTAAAGCCTGTCCACATCATAGAGTTTCAGCCTTTTACTGGATTCTCACGCATAGGAGGAGGTACCACACCTTTGTCCAAAGAGCTCTTTGCTAAGAAGAAGAACACAAGGGAGCTGAGTATCTCTGTCTCTGGCAAACAGTGTGAAGGGTTGTCTTCAGAACAAGTGGACTCGATCAAGTTTCTCTTCTTCTACCAGACCGGACTCACCTGTGCATCTGGAGTTGCTGTTTTTGCGGTCCCTATGAAGTCCACAGCGCCTGTTCTGATGCTTAGTCTCTGCAAAAAGCCAGTCTCTTGGTGGTTGCGAGCCAAGAAACTCTCCATCGCGCTTCTAATAGCCGTCGCGTTGCTTGTTCTGATATTCTGCTTCAACGATCACTTCACCGAAGAGAGAAACAACATTGCGGTTGGCAAAGGTGAGAAGCCATCTACAGTCACAATCTCTCTTGAAATGGATACTCTGCTGAGATCCATAAGCAAAGAGACGTTGCAAGTGTCCAACGAGGTGGTTTCCGAGAACAGTGTAAAgccagtttcttcttcttgcggaggaggaggagaaacaTCGGAACTCACTGTAAAGACTGCGAAAGACAAGAAGAGGCGGcgtaacaagaagaagaagaaaggagcaGTCAGCGAGTTAACAACAACAGATGTTTCGAGCAGTCAGAGCGGAAACTCAACTCCGAGATCTCCAATGTCACCAGAACCACCAGCTGCTGTCGTTGTTACTCAAGCCGCAACGAAGCCTACTACTACTACTCCAAAACCTGTGCTGTCGCACTCAGCGACGTTTCCTGTTTCAGGTACCAAGTCAGTGATGATCAGCTCTCTGGCTCCAAATGCGAGAGCTCCTGGACCCAAGTCGAGAAGTGAAgtgaaagaagaggaagagtaTAGGAATTATGATATATGGGGAGATCACTTGACGGGGCTTCGTTTGATGGATAGGTTTAAGGAAGTGAGAGAAGGTAGAAGCAGCTCATGTTTTGGTGAAGAGGACGAGTTTGTGAGTCTTTTTGTTAAGGGTCCTCATCACAACTTGTTACCAGGCTCTCATGCCAACAAACCAATGGGTCTtctaataaagaaataa